A single genomic interval of Halobacillus halophilus DSM 2266 harbors:
- the ybeY gene encoding rRNA maturation RNase YbeY: MQIDFQDETNSVDEAYVDLIQRIIRFAGDKEGVQPDAEVSISFVDNNEIQEINRNYRQKDQPTDVISFAMQEEGEGETKILSEDLPLMLGDIVISLDKAKEQAEDYGHSLERELGFLALHGFLHLLGYDHENEEEEKSMFNRQEEILHEFGLERS, encoded by the coding sequence ATTCAAATCGATTTTCAAGATGAAACTAATTCAGTAGATGAAGCTTATGTGGATTTAATCCAACGTATCATTCGTTTTGCAGGTGATAAAGAGGGTGTACAACCGGACGCTGAAGTTTCCATAAGTTTTGTTGATAACAACGAGATTCAAGAAATTAATCGAAATTATCGTCAGAAAGACCAACCTACTGACGTAATTTCTTTTGCTATGCAGGAAGAAGGAGAAGGCGAAACAAAAATTCTCAGCGAAGACCTCCCTCTCATGCTTGGCGATATCGTGATTTCTCTAGATAAGGCGAAGGAACAGGCTGAAGATTACGGTCATTCGCTGGAAAGAGAATTAGGTTTCTTAGCCCTTCACGGCTTTTTGCATTTATTAGGATATGATCATGAAAATGAAGAAGAGGAAAAATCGATGTTTAATAGACAAGAGGAAATCCTTCATGAATTCGGACTTGAAAGGTCATAA
- a CDS encoding PhoH family protein, with protein sequence MPEDLKTMDIQLDNTTEALALFGTEDRNLKQIEEQLKVTIISRGETVRVSGQAEQVQLVEDILHSVLAIIRKGLTITERDIVYAVELAKKGKINQFEALFEDEITRNSKGKSIRVKTLGQRNYISAIKNNDLVFGIGPAGTGKTYLAVVMAVNALKKGDVKRIILTRPAVEAGESLGFLPGDLKEKVDPYLRPLYDSLHDVFGTEHTARLIDRGTIEIAPLAYMRGRTLDDAFAILDEAQNTTPEQMKMFLTRLGFGSKMIITGDITQVDLPKGVKSGLKVAEEKLGKVKGSAFIHLDQSDVVRHPLVQRIIDAYEKDNS encoded by the coding sequence ATGCCGGAAGATTTAAAAACAATGGACATTCAATTAGATAATACAACCGAAGCGCTGGCCCTTTTTGGGACAGAAGATAGAAATTTAAAGCAGATCGAAGAACAATTAAAAGTAACCATTATTTCAAGAGGGGAAACGGTTCGAGTTTCCGGACAAGCCGAGCAGGTTCAATTAGTGGAGGATATTCTTCATTCTGTGCTTGCTATTATTCGTAAAGGATTAACCATTACGGAAAGAGATATTGTTTATGCCGTAGAACTAGCCAAAAAAGGTAAAATCAATCAATTCGAAGCTTTATTTGAAGATGAAATCACAAGGAACAGTAAAGGTAAATCGATACGTGTAAAAACACTTGGGCAAAGAAACTATATCTCTGCTATTAAAAACAATGATTTAGTTTTCGGTATTGGTCCAGCAGGGACCGGTAAAACTTATTTGGCTGTCGTTATGGCAGTAAATGCTTTGAAAAAAGGTGATGTGAAACGAATCATTTTAACTCGACCAGCAGTTGAAGCTGGCGAAAGCCTAGGGTTTTTACCCGGAGATCTTAAGGAAAAGGTGGATCCCTATCTCCGACCGCTTTACGATTCCCTTCATGATGTATTTGGAACGGAACATACCGCACGTCTCATTGACCGAGGTACGATTGAAATAGCCCCTCTTGCTTATATGCGAGGACGTACCCTGGATGATGCCTTTGCGATCTTAGACGAAGCTCAAAATACGACTCCTGAACAGATGAAGATGTTTCTGACTCGTCTTGGATTTGGTTCCAAAATGATTATTACAGGTGATATTACTCAAGTTGATCTACCAAAAGGGGTTAAGTCAGGCTTGAAGGTTGCAGAAGAAAAGCTCGGTAAAGTAAAAGGGTCTGCCTTCATTCATTTAGATCAATCTGATGTAGTAAGACACCCTCTAGTACAGCGGATCATCGACGCTTATGAGAAAGACAATTCCTAA
- a CDS encoding pyruvate, water dikinase regulatory protein gives MGKPLIYVLSDSVGETAELVVKAALSQFDDGPFDLQRIPYVEDKGTINEALVQAKEQGAMVGFTFVIPEFRTYLLEEAKKYDIECVDIMGPMMESMERHFNLEPRLEPGLVHKLDEDYFKRVEAIEFAVRYDDGRDPRGIAKADIVLIGVSRTSKTPLSQYLAHKRLKVANVPIVPEVEPPAELYRVDPDKCIGLKISAEKLNDIRKERLKSLGLGAQASYANMNRIHQEIEHFNRVVDRIGCHVIDVSNKAVEETANVITNKLRQDSQE, from the coding sequence ATGGGGAAACCATTGATTTACGTATTATCAGATTCTGTTGGGGAAACCGCAGAGCTTGTCGTGAAAGCAGCTCTTAGTCAGTTCGATGATGGTCCTTTTGATCTTCAGAGAATTCCGTATGTGGAGGATAAAGGTACAATTAATGAGGCTCTGGTTCAGGCGAAAGAACAGGGAGCCATGGTAGGGTTTACATTTGTCATCCCAGAATTCCGGACATATTTACTTGAGGAAGCAAAAAAGTATGATATTGAATGTGTGGATATAATGGGACCGATGATGGAATCTATGGAAAGGCACTTCAATTTAGAACCTCGCCTTGAACCCGGACTTGTTCATAAATTGGATGAAGATTACTTCAAGAGAGTAGAAGCAATTGAATTTGCAGTACGCTACGACGATGGAAGAGACCCTCGAGGAATCGCTAAAGCGGATATTGTGTTGATAGGTGTATCGAGAACTTCTAAAACTCCCCTCTCCCAATATTTAGCTCACAAACGATTAAAGGTAGCTAATGTTCCCATTGTACCCGAGGTTGAGCCACCAGCGGAACTGTATCGAGTGGACCCTGATAAATGTATCGGATTAAAGATTAGCGCAGAGAAATTAAATGATATCAGAAAAGAGCGCTTAAAATCCCTGGGGCTTGGAGCGCAAGCCAGTTATGCAAATATGAATAGAATTCATCAGGAAATTGAACATTTTAATCGTGTAGTAGATCGGATCGGCTGCCATGTTATTGATGTATCCAATAAAGCTGTTGAAGAGACGGCGAATGTGATTACGAATAAATTAAGGCAAGATTCCCAAGAATAG
- a CDS encoding YqzL family protein, with translation MNIRKAVFLLLENLPWNVFRQTGNIETYLLMKEMKEQSQQSPEHQASSIEQESQEDLNL, from the coding sequence GTGAATATAAGAAAGGCGGTGTTTCTTTTGCTCGAAAACCTTCCATGGAATGTGTTTAGACAAACAGGAAACATTGAAACTTATTTATTGATGAAGGAAATGAAGGAACAAAGTCAGCAATCTCCTGAACATCAAGCTTCCTCTATCGAACAGGAATCTCAAGAGGATTTAAATTTGTAA
- the dnaG gene encoding DNA primase, which yields MAGHIPEEKVDEIRQSTDIVDIIGDYVELKKQGRNYFGLCPFHGESTPSFSVSADKQIFHCFGCGKGGNVYTFLMEMEGFNFIQAIKQLAGQAQIDLPEEASQEGSSQISTESQSILEAHQWLAKLYHHMLLNSKEGQDAYQYLIDRGFSEETIKKYQIGYSPNSKEFVVTFLEKKGFHPQTMVKAGLLNVNDQGEYADRFRGRLIFPLRNHLGKTVAFAGRSLGHQEPKYLNSPETELFQKNRLLYNFDLARAAIRKQKSVILFEGYVDVISADQAGVHNVVGTMGTSISSSQANLLKRYVDQVIICYDGDQPGVEAAMKAGRLLKNTGCQTFVARVPDGLDPDDFIQKHGGERFKREVLDTSDTFIAFIMSYLRRDYNLQLEGDRIAYIEKVLQEVALLDRAVEREHYLNELASEFQMSVDTLKEEVHHIRGKNTFKQDNKEQNRYTNRTSQYSIQNKLLPAFHNAERKLIAYMLRDPFIAEKVQEELGGAFNISDHQVIVTYLYAYYEDGNQSDVSQFVEKLDDPALKNLVIELAMAPVSEEVSDQEIHDYIFRIKAEHSDRTDIKTLEDDLKRAEQQNEPIKAAEIAMKIIEKKKELKNT from the coding sequence ATGGCTGGGCATATTCCAGAGGAAAAAGTAGATGAAATCCGCCAATCCACAGACATCGTGGATATTATTGGTGACTATGTAGAATTAAAAAAACAGGGTAGAAATTATTTTGGTTTGTGTCCTTTTCATGGAGAAAGCACTCCTTCTTTTTCCGTTTCTGCTGATAAGCAAATTTTCCATTGCTTTGGATGTGGAAAGGGAGGGAATGTATATACCTTCCTTATGGAAATGGAAGGCTTCAACTTCATACAGGCTATTAAACAACTGGCGGGCCAGGCACAAATAGATTTGCCTGAGGAAGCTTCCCAAGAGGGTTCTTCACAAATAAGCACTGAATCTCAAAGTATATTAGAAGCTCATCAATGGCTTGCAAAGTTGTACCATCATATGCTTCTGAATTCAAAAGAAGGTCAGGATGCTTATCAGTATTTAATCGACCGGGGATTTAGTGAGGAAACGATTAAAAAATATCAAATTGGATATTCACCGAATTCCAAAGAATTTGTGGTCACTTTCCTTGAGAAAAAAGGTTTTCATCCACAAACGATGGTGAAAGCAGGGTTATTAAATGTAAATGATCAGGGAGAATATGCCGATCGTTTTAGAGGTAGATTAATTTTTCCACTGCGCAACCACTTAGGTAAAACGGTGGCATTTGCCGGTCGTTCACTGGGTCATCAAGAACCTAAGTATTTGAATAGTCCGGAAACGGAACTCTTTCAAAAAAACAGGCTGCTTTACAACTTTGACCTGGCAAGAGCGGCAATTCGTAAACAGAAGTCCGTGATCTTATTTGAAGGATATGTTGATGTAATTTCTGCTGACCAGGCGGGCGTTCACAATGTAGTAGGCACGATGGGAACTTCTATCTCTAGCTCCCAGGCTAATCTTCTCAAACGTTATGTGGATCAGGTTATCATATGCTATGACGGAGATCAGCCAGGCGTAGAAGCTGCGATGAAGGCTGGCCGACTGCTGAAAAACACTGGGTGTCAAACATTCGTAGCCAGAGTTCCGGATGGTTTAGACCCAGATGATTTTATTCAAAAGCATGGTGGAGAGCGCTTTAAGAGAGAAGTTTTGGATACGAGTGACACGTTCATAGCTTTTATCATGAGCTATCTGCGGAGAGATTATAATCTCCAGTTGGAAGGAGATCGAATCGCTTATATCGAAAAGGTACTACAGGAGGTCGCTCTCCTCGACCGGGCAGTAGAGAGGGAGCATTATTTAAATGAACTGGCCTCAGAGTTTCAGATGTCTGTGGATACTCTTAAAGAAGAAGTCCACCACATCAGAGGTAAAAACACATTTAAACAGGATAACAAAGAACAAAACCGATATACTAACCGTACAAGTCAGTATTCCATTCAGAATAAACTCCTGCCGGCTTTTCATAATGCGGAAAGAAAGTTAATCGCCTATATGCTAAGAGATCCTTTCATAGCTGAGAAAGTTCAAGAGGAACTAGGTGGAGCATTTAATATTTCAGACCATCAGGTTATAGTCACCTATCTGTATGCTTACTATGAAGATGGTAATCAGTCAGATGTGAGTCAGTTTGTGGAAAAACTTGATGATCCTGCTCTGAAAAATCTAGTAATTGAATTGGCTATGGCACCGGTTAGTGAAGAGGTGTCTGATCAGGAAATCCATGATTACATTTTTAGGATTAAAGCTGAACATAGTGACCGTACGGATATAAAAACCTTAGAAGATGATTTAAAACGGGCAGAGCAGCAAAATGAACCAATTAAAGCTGCTGAAATTGCTATGAAGATCATTGAGAAGAAAAAAGAATTAAAAAACACCTAG
- the glyQ gene encoding glycine--tRNA ligase subunit alpha, translating into MNIQDMILTLQNHWSEQGCLLMQAYDTEKGAGTMSPMTLLRSLGPEPWNVAYVEPSRRPADGRYGQNPNRLYQHHQFQVIMKPSPDNIQELYLDSLRALGIDPLKHDIRFVEDNWENPTLGAAGLGWEVWLDGMEITQFTYFQQIGGLEARPVSAEITYGLERLASYIQDKENVFDLEWTNGVTVGDIFRQPEFEHSTYTFEESDEDMLFTLFSTYEKEAERIMEKGLVFPAYDYVLKCSHTFNLLDAKGVISVTERTGYISRVRNLARKIAKAYVEERERLGFPMLPKEVEDHE; encoded by the coding sequence ATGAATATACAAGACATGATTCTTACATTGCAAAACCATTGGTCCGAGCAGGGGTGTTTATTGATGCAAGCCTATGATACGGAAAAAGGTGCGGGTACGATGTCTCCAATGACTCTGCTGAGAAGCCTTGGTCCAGAACCGTGGAACGTTGCTTACGTAGAGCCTTCTAGACGACCTGCAGACGGACGTTATGGACAAAATCCGAATCGTTTATATCAGCACCATCAATTCCAGGTCATTATGAAACCATCTCCTGATAACATTCAGGAACTTTACCTTGATTCCCTTCGTGCGTTAGGTATAGATCCGCTTAAGCACGATATTCGTTTTGTAGAAGACAACTGGGAGAACCCTACGCTTGGAGCGGCAGGTTTAGGTTGGGAAGTTTGGCTGGATGGTATGGAAATTACTCAGTTTACTTATTTCCAGCAAATTGGTGGACTTGAAGCACGTCCTGTATCTGCAGAGATTACTTATGGGCTTGAACGACTGGCTTCTTATATTCAAGATAAAGAAAACGTATTTGATTTAGAATGGACAAATGGAGTCACGGTAGGAGATATCTTTAGGCAGCCGGAATTTGAACATTCTACTTATACGTTTGAAGAATCAGATGAAGATATGCTTTTTACGTTATTTTCCACCTACGAGAAAGAGGCAGAAAGAATTATGGAAAAAGGCTTAGTATTCCCGGCCTATGACTATGTGCTGAAGTGCTCACATACTTTTAATCTTTTAGATGCCAAAGGAGTCATTAGCGTTACGGAACGTACAGGATACATTTCCCGAGTCCGAAACCTGGCAAGAAAAATTGCCAAAGCCTATGTGGAAGAAAGAGAACGACTAGGATTCCCGATGCTACCTAAGGAGGTTGAAGACCATGAGTAA
- a CDS encoding YaiI/YqxD family protein, producing MSNSNQNLKIWVDADSCPVQQEIYNVCRKHGVKPIFIATVNHYSPEKAEEGWIFLDHGSQAVDLYILNHVAASDYVITQDLSLAVLLTTRGVYVLTPRGKLIKDADADEIMNNKYLRQQSMKKNKKWKGPSAFKKEDREYFQHVFENLLAAQEGIQ from the coding sequence ATGTCAAATTCAAATCAAAATCTGAAAATATGGGTAGACGCAGACAGTTGTCCGGTTCAACAGGAAATTTATAATGTGTGCAGGAAACATGGAGTTAAACCCATTTTTATAGCTACTGTTAATCATTATAGCCCTGAGAAGGCAGAAGAAGGGTGGATTTTTTTAGATCATGGGTCTCAAGCAGTAGATCTTTACATTCTCAACCACGTTGCTGCATCTGATTATGTAATAACTCAGGATCTGTCTTTAGCTGTACTATTGACAACAAGAGGGGTTTATGTTCTAACTCCTAGAGGTAAACTAATCAAAGATGCTGATGCAGATGAAATAATGAATAATAAGTACTTGAGGCAGCAGTCCATGAAGAAAAATAAAAAGTGGAAAGGTCCTTCCGCTTTTAAAAAAGAAGATCGTGAGTATTTTCAGCATGTATTTGAAAATTTGTTAGCTGCTCAGGAAGGTATTCAATAG
- a CDS encoding diacylglycerol kinase family protein, which yields MNSDLKGHKKKKSIGFRFAWKGIKEVWSSERNFRIHLIAGTLCIAAGAALRVSTVEWALLIIMIAIVITLEMINSSIERVMDYLAPQYHPLAGLVKDIAAGAVLIASIASLIVGGFIFVPHLITLF from the coding sequence ATGAATTCGGACTTGAAAGGTCATAAAAAAAAGAAGTCCATCGGCTTTCGTTTTGCATGGAAGGGAATAAAGGAAGTTTGGAGTTCAGAAAGAAACTTTCGTATTCATCTGATTGCCGGAACTCTGTGTATTGCAGCGGGTGCGGCTTTAAGAGTATCTACTGTAGAATGGGCACTTCTTATCATTATGATTGCCATTGTCATTACGCTGGAGATGATTAATTCAAGTATCGAGCGAGTGATGGATTACCTGGCGCCTCAATATCACCCACTGGCAGGCCTTGTTAAAGATATTGCGGCCGGAGCTGTACTAATAGCTAGTATAGCCTCGTTAATTGTAGGGGGATTTATCTTTGTCCCGCATTTGATCACCTTATTTTAA
- a CDS encoding helix-turn-helix transcriptional regulator, which produces MELSNRQEQIIQIVKDNGPITGENIADHLSLTRATLRPDLAILTMAGFLDARPRVGYFFTGKTGSELLTEKLKKFKVKEYQSIPIVVEEDVSAYDAICTMFLEDVGTLFVTNELGHLVGVLSRKDLLRASIGNQDLSSIPVHIIMTRMPNITICKPEDLLLDAAQKLIEKQIDGLPVVEPAENGLEVIGRLTKTNITKALVELGLDQHL; this is translated from the coding sequence TTGGAACTCTCTAACCGACAAGAACAAATCATTCAAATAGTAAAAGACAATGGGCCAATAACGGGAGAAAATATAGCAGACCATTTGAGCCTTACAAGGGCTACTCTGCGTCCTGACCTTGCCATTCTAACAATGGCAGGTTTTTTGGACGCGAGACCCCGTGTTGGATATTTCTTTACTGGAAAAACGGGTTCTGAATTGTTAACGGAAAAGTTGAAAAAGTTTAAAGTCAAAGAGTATCAATCTATACCAATCGTGGTAGAAGAAGATGTATCGGCTTATGATGCCATCTGCACTATGTTTTTGGAGGATGTTGGTACATTATTTGTAACGAATGAGCTTGGACATTTGGTAGGTGTGCTTTCCAGAAAAGATCTTTTACGAGCAAGTATTGGTAATCAGGACTTGTCCTCGATTCCTGTTCATATTATTATGACACGGATGCCGAATATCACCATTTGTAAACCAGAGGATTTATTATTGGATGCCGCTCAAAAGCTTATAGAAAAGCAAATTGATGGTCTTCCAGTGGTTGAACCTGCTGAGAATGGATTAGAAGTAATTGGCAGGCTTACAAAAACCAACATAACAAAAGCCCTGGTTGAATTAGGATTAGATCAGCACCTATAA
- the recO gene encoding DNA repair protein RecO codes for MLEKVEGIVIRTRDYGETHKIITLFSREKGKIGVMARGAKKPKSRTSSVTQPFIHGMYLIQIGSGLGSLSQGEMISSLRSIREDIVKTAYASYLAELVDKLIDEKQPDPFMYEQFLQTLLWMNEGKDAAVLSMIYELKLFKKAGFSPVVDHCINCGSQEGPYSFSILEGGLLCYRCKHKDPNAYGLPDPLPRLLRIFVHMDVKRLGQISMKEKNKKILRLIMDEYYDQYGGYLIKSKKFLKQLDLFT; via the coding sequence TTGTTAGAAAAGGTCGAAGGCATTGTTATCCGAACGAGAGATTACGGAGAAACCCATAAGATTATAACGCTTTTTTCACGTGAAAAGGGGAAAATAGGGGTGATGGCACGAGGTGCTAAAAAACCTAAAAGCCGGACCTCTTCGGTAACCCAGCCCTTTATTCACGGGATGTATTTAATTCAAATAGGATCGGGACTGGGGTCATTGAGTCAGGGGGAAATGATTTCCTCCCTGCGCTCAATACGCGAAGATATTGTGAAAACCGCTTACGCCTCTTATCTGGCAGAACTTGTGGATAAGCTGATAGATGAAAAACAGCCGGATCCATTTATGTACGAACAATTTCTACAAACCCTGCTATGGATGAATGAGGGGAAAGATGCAGCTGTTTTGTCTATGATTTATGAACTTAAATTATTTAAAAAAGCCGGTTTTTCTCCAGTGGTGGATCATTGCATAAACTGTGGCAGCCAGGAAGGACCCTATTCCTTCTCCATTCTTGAGGGTGGACTCCTTTGTTATCGCTGCAAACACAAAGATCCAAACGCCTATGGCCTTCCAGATCCTCTGCCTAGATTATTACGTATCTTTGTACATATGGATGTCAAACGGCTGGGCCAGATTTCTATGAAAGAAAAGAATAAAAAGATATTGCGTTTAATTATGGATGAATATTATGATCAGTACGGTGGGTATTTAATTAAATCGAAGAAGTTTTTAAAACAATTAGATCTGTTTACATGA
- the glyS gene encoding glycine--tRNA ligase subunit beta: MSKTVLFELGVEELPARFIDDALEQLKVKTETWFREQRIPFGEVKGFATPRRLAVQISNVADKQPDIEEEAKGPAKKIALDENGEWTKAAIGFSKGQGKDVEDIYFKEVKGTEYVHVTKFIQGEATKELLQDFRSVFLSITFSKNMRWGSYDLRYARPIRWMVALFGEEIIPFTIENVTTDRITYGHRFLGDKASLRSAEIYEEVLNDEYVISNVTKRKNAIREQLLKLEEDKGWKLIIDEDLLMEVTHLVEYPTVFFGVYNEEFLDIPEEALITSMKEHQRYFPVRSQEGSLLPYFVGVRNGDDKHLDTVSRGNEKVLKARLKDAQFFYEEDQKGTIDQKMEKLSRMVYQVELGTLADKVKRIRAIAGKISEWLNLNDLEKQQAERAAEICKFDLVTQMVDEFTELQGVMGEKYARLFGEEEAVARAINEHYMPRQANGAVPSSTIGSIVSIADKLDTIVGSISIGIIPTGSQDPYGLRRQALGVLQTLQSQQWNIPVEKLIDLVHQFYRELNLPTRTEEEVHQDLHEFFKLRAAYLLREKGIDPDVVEATLTNGVQNFAATIEKARLLVDKRQDPTFKYIHEALGRVLNLAKKSDVMEAKPKYFENDSEVRLYEAFKLVHPEYVQAMQEDRPAQALEKLSELASPIHDFFEGTMVMAEDEKIRNNRLGLLSQIATDIKEFADLNAIEWKQQF; this comes from the coding sequence ATGAGTAAAACGGTTTTATTTGAGCTTGGAGTAGAAGAACTCCCGGCTAGATTTATAGATGATGCCTTAGAACAATTAAAAGTAAAGACAGAAACGTGGTTCCGTGAGCAGCGGATTCCTTTTGGAGAAGTGAAAGGATTCGCTACTCCAAGGAGATTAGCAGTCCAAATAAGCAATGTAGCTGATAAGCAGCCTGATATCGAAGAAGAAGCCAAAGGCCCTGCTAAAAAAATTGCATTGGACGAAAATGGAGAATGGACAAAAGCAGCCATTGGTTTTTCCAAAGGACAAGGAAAAGATGTAGAAGATATATACTTCAAAGAAGTAAAGGGCACTGAATATGTACACGTAACGAAGTTTATTCAAGGAGAGGCAACGAAAGAATTACTTCAAGATTTTCGCTCTGTGTTTCTAAGTATTACCTTTTCCAAGAATATGCGCTGGGGAAGCTACGATCTAAGGTACGCCCGGCCTATTCGGTGGATGGTCGCCCTGTTCGGTGAAGAAATTATTCCTTTCACTATTGAAAACGTAACGACGGACCGGATCACATACGGCCATCGTTTCCTGGGTGATAAAGCCTCTCTTCGTTCAGCTGAGATCTATGAAGAAGTTTTAAACGACGAATATGTCATCAGTAATGTTACGAAGAGAAAAAATGCCATACGGGAGCAATTATTGAAGCTTGAAGAAGATAAAGGCTGGAAACTTATTATTGATGAGGATTTATTAATGGAAGTTACTCATCTGGTCGAATATCCAACGGTCTTTTTTGGAGTTTATAATGAAGAATTCCTGGACATACCAGAAGAAGCTTTAATTACATCAATGAAAGAACATCAGCGTTATTTCCCTGTTCGTTCTCAAGAAGGTTCTCTTCTTCCTTATTTTGTAGGAGTTCGAAATGGTGACGACAAACATTTAGATACGGTCTCCCGTGGAAATGAAAAAGTTTTAAAAGCGCGCTTAAAAGATGCCCAGTTCTTTTATGAAGAAGATCAAAAAGGTACGATTGATCAAAAAATGGAAAAGCTGTCACGAATGGTATATCAAGTTGAGCTTGGGACCCTTGCGGATAAAGTAAAGCGTATTAGAGCAATAGCAGGTAAAATCAGTGAGTGGCTTAACTTGAATGACTTAGAAAAGCAGCAAGCTGAACGAGCTGCTGAGATATGCAAATTTGATCTTGTTACCCAAATGGTTGATGAGTTTACGGAGCTCCAGGGAGTGATGGGAGAAAAGTATGCTCGTTTATTTGGAGAAGAGGAAGCTGTAGCGCGAGCTATTAATGAACATTATATGCCGAGGCAGGCTAACGGCGCTGTTCCTTCTTCAACAATCGGTTCGATTGTAAGTATAGCGGATAAGCTTGACACGATTGTAGGAAGCATCTCAATTGGTATCATTCCAACCGGTTCTCAGGACCCTTATGGGTTAAGGAGACAGGCACTTGGGGTTTTACAGACGTTACAGAGTCAGCAATGGAATATTCCTGTAGAGAAATTAATAGACCTTGTGCATCAATTCTATCGTGAATTAAATCTTCCAACACGTACAGAAGAAGAAGTGCATCAGGATTTACATGAATTCTTTAAACTTAGAGCTGCTTATCTATTAAGAGAGAAAGGCATTGATCCTGATGTCGTTGAAGCAACGCTTACGAATGGCGTGCAAAATTTCGCAGCAACCATTGAAAAAGCCAGGCTGCTTGTAGATAAACGTCAGGATCCTACTTTTAAATATATACATGAAGCATTAGGACGTGTGCTTAATCTCGCGAAAAAATCAGATGTCATGGAAGCAAAGCCGAAGTATTTTGAGAATGATTCAGAAGTTCGTTTATATGAAGCCTTTAAACTGGTCCACCCAGAGTATGTGCAAGCCATGCAGGAAGACCGTCCCGCTCAGGCATTAGAGAAGCTTTCTGAATTGGCTTCACCTATCCATGACTTCTTTGAAGGAACGATGGTTATGGCAGAAGATGAGAAGATTCGGAACAATCGATTAGGTTTATTAAGCCAAATTGCTACAGACATTAAAGAGTTTGCAGACTTAAATGCAATTGAATGGAAGCAGCAGTTCTAA
- the era gene encoding GTPase Era — MNDNFKSGFVTIVGRPNVGKSTFMNRVIGEKIAIMSDKPQTTRNKIQGVMTDKESQIVFIDTPGIHKPKHKLGDYMVNVAENTLNEVDAILFMINAEEGYGRGDQFIIDRLQRVNQPVYLIINKIDRVHPDQLLPLIEQYKEKLDFEEIIPISALEGNNVNHLLDVLKGHLPEGPQFYPEDQITDHPERFVISEFIREKVLHLTHEEIPHSIAVVIEGIEPRENKNAVYIQAAIIVERKSQKGIIIGKQGSMLKEIGKRARHDIESLLGSKVFLELWVKVQKDWRNRQVQLSDFGYNEEDY, encoded by the coding sequence ATGAATGATAATTTCAAGTCCGGTTTCGTCACAATTGTGGGCAGGCCAAATGTAGGCAAATCCACTTTTATGAACCGCGTAATTGGAGAAAAAATCGCGATTATGAGTGACAAACCACAGACAACCAGGAATAAAATCCAGGGAGTTATGACAGATAAAGAGTCTCAAATTGTCTTTATCGATACTCCAGGTATTCATAAACCTAAACATAAGCTCGGAGATTATATGGTTAATGTAGCAGAAAATACATTAAATGAGGTAGATGCCATATTATTTATGATCAATGCCGAAGAAGGATACGGCCGTGGTGATCAATTTATAATTGATCGATTGCAGCGTGTAAATCAGCCAGTTTATTTAATTATTAATAAAATTGATCGAGTACATCCCGACCAGCTGCTTCCTCTTATTGAACAGTATAAGGAAAAGCTGGACTTTGAAGAAATCATCCCTATCTCTGCTTTAGAAGGAAATAACGTAAACCATTTGCTCGATGTATTAAAAGGACATTTACCAGAAGGACCGCAATTTTATCCTGAAGACCAGATTACGGATCATCCTGAACGATTCGTTATTAGTGAATTCATTCGTGAAAAGGTTTTGCACTTGACTCATGAAGAAATCCCACACTCTATAGCTGTAGTAATTGAAGGGATTGAGCCAAGAGAAAATAAAAATGCTGTTTATATTCAGGCTGCCATAATAGTAGAGAGAAAATCTCAAAAAGGAATTATTATTGGTAAGCAGGGAAGTATGCTTAAAGAGATAGGCAAGCGTGCCAGACACGATATTGAATCTTTATTGGGCAGCAAAGTCTTTTTAGAACTTTGGGTAAAAGTCCAGAAAGACTGGAGAAACCGTCAAGTTCAGCTAAGTGATTTTGGGTATAACGAAGAAGATTATTAA